Sequence from the Rhodococcus jostii RHA1 genome:
CGGATTCCGGGAAGAACTTGGTGACGGGCAGCAGCGACACGTCCGCGGGGTCGCGACCGGCGTCCCGGCACGCCGCGTCGAGCCGTGCGCGCACGGTGCCGAGCGCAGCCTCGATCTCCCCGACCCTGCTCATCGTTTCCACTCCCACACCGAATCCTCACCGCCGTCGGCGGTCGTCGTCACACGCTGTCTTGCCCAGTATCCATCCAGATGACCGCCGCGAGCCGACCGGTCGGGGCCTCCCGGCGATGACTGAACAGTGTCCGGTCCTCGATGGTGCAGCGCGGATCCTCCGCCACCCCCGCGACACCCGCATCGAGCAGTTGCTTCCGCAGGCCGGCCCGCAGGTCGAGGCCGGGGGTTCCCTTGACGGTGCGGGTGGCGCTGCCGGGAAGGAACTTCTCGACGTCGGCCTGCATCGCCGCGGGGACCTCGTACTGTCGGCCGCTCGCCGCCGGACCCAGGAATGCGCCGATCCGGTCGATCCGTGCACCCTGCTCGACCATGACGTCGAGCACCCGCGGAACGATGCCGATGCGGGCGCCGATACGGCCGGCATGGACGGCGGCGATCACCCCGGCCTCGTCGTCGGACAACAGCACCGGGACGCAGTCGGCACTGAGGGTCGCGAGTGCGAGCCCAGGAACCGTCGTCACCAGTGCGTCCGTGGCGGGCACCGGCACGTCGGTGGGCCCGTCGACCACGGTCACGTTCCGACTGTGGATCTGCTCCATCCAGATCAGGTGGTCGAAGGCCACGCCGATGTTGTCTGCCAGTCGACGCCGGTTCGCCTCCACCGCGGCCGGATCGTCGCCGACGTGATCACCGAGGTTGAACGTGTCGTACGGCGCGACGGAGTGCCCTCCGGCACGGGTGGTGACGACCCGGCGAACCCTGAAATCGGGGGCGGACGGTGAACTCAACGACGCATGAAGGAGGGCACGTCGACTTCGTCTTCACCCTCCTCGTCGGACACCGGCACCGCGCGGGACTGACCGTTTCCCGGAAGCGGCGGCAGACTGCTCGGGCTCTGGTGGGAGCTGATCGTCTCGCGGGTCACCGACATCGGCTCGCTGTGCTGCTGGTCGGCCGACTGTCCGACCTCGCCCGCGCGCCCGGCACCGATGGCGCTGCGACCGGCAGCGCCCGACTCGACCGGCCGGCGGGCGGGGGCGCCGCCGTCGAACCCGGCGGCGATGACGGTGACCCGCACCTCGTCGCCGAGCGAATCGTCGATGACGGTGCCGAAGATGATGTTCGCGTCGATGTGGGCAGCCTCCTGCACCAGCGACGCCGCCTCGTTGATCTCGAACAGGCCGAGGTCGCTGCCGCCGGCGATCGAGAGCAGCACGCCGCGCGCACCCTCCATCGACGCCTCGAGCAGCGGAGAGTTGATCGCCGATTCCGCGGCCTTGATGGCCCGGCCCTCGCCGCGCGAGGATCCGATGCCCATCAGCGCGCTACCGGCGCCGGACATGACGCCCTTGACGTCGGCGAAGTCGACGTTGATCAGACCGGGGGTGGTGATGAGGTCGGTGATGCCCTGGACACCGTTGAGCAGCACCTCGTCGGCGCTGCGGAACGCGTCCATGAGGCTGACGGCGGCGTCGCCGAGCTGCAGGAGGCGGTCGTTCGGGATCACGATGAGGGTGTCGCACGATTCGCGCAGCGACTGGATGCCGGTGTCGGCCTGGCCGCCGCGGCGCTTGCCCTCGAAGGAGAAGGGCCGGGTGACGACACCGACCGTGAGGGCTCCGAGCTTGCGTGCGATACTCGCGACGACCGGTGCGCCACCGGTACCCGTGCCGCCGCCCTCGCCTGCGGTCACGAACACCATGTCGGCGCCCTTGAGGACTTCCTCGATCTCGTCCTTGTGGTCTTCTGCGGCCTTGCGGCCGACTTCGGGATCCGCGCCGGCGCCGAGCCCGCGGGTGAGTTCCCGGCCGACGTCCAGCTTGACGTCGGCGTCACTCATCAGCAGCGCTTGCGCGTCGGTGTTGACGGCAATGAACTCGACTCCCTTGAGTCCCTGCTCGATCATCCGGTTGACTGCGTTCACGCCGCCGCCGCCGATGCCGACGACCTTTATTACGGCGAGGTAGTTGTGCGGGGGCGTCATCGGCTCTCGCCTTCCATGAGTGTGTATCACGCTTTCGTACAGATCAGTCCAGCCTGAACCCTCAACCTCAACCATAGGGTTACGGTTATGTCAAGTGCTGCCCGACTAGAGCGAAACGCTATGCACCGGCATAGGGATACGCCATTAGGCGCGCCGAGACGCGCCGAGTTATTTGACGAACTCGCCCGCAACTCTTTCGCATCCGGGTCACGCCCCCTCACCGCACCGTCGGCAGGTCGGGGCTCGACACGTCGTACGTCTGCCCGGGCTGGGTGAGCAGCGGCAGGGTGACCGCAGCCTTGCGCTCGGACTTCTCCGTACCGCCCCACACCACGATCCGGCCGTCGAGCAGCGTCACCGAGATATCCGAAATCGACTTCGCGGCAACCTGTCCCACCTGACCGCGCAACTGAGGCGGCATCGACTCCAGCACCTCGATCGCCGCCTCCGTCGACGGGTCGCCCCACCCCGGCGACCCCGTCACCAGACGCGGCACCCCGGGCGGCGGCGGTGCGATCTCGTAGTCCACGGCCTCCGCGTCGAGCAGATGGGTGCCGCCGGGGCTGTCGACGAACACGACGGGCACCCGCTCGGTTACCGTGACCCGGATGGTGGACGGGTACACCCGCTGGACGCGCGCGGACGCCACCTTCGGGATCGCGGCCACCCGCTGAGCCGCGCCCTCCGTGTCGACACGCAGCAATGGCTGCCCCTGTGGCACCGCCAGCACCTGGCGAATCTGCTCCTCGGAGATCGACGCCGCCCCCGCGACATCAGTCTTCCGCACCGACAGCAGCGGCGTGAACCAGGCGACGAGACCGAGCGCCACGACCACGACGACACTGACGGCGCCCATCACCGCCGGCCTCCGGTACCACGGCCGCCGCGGTGTCTCCGCCACCACGGACTTCCGTGCCGCCGAAGCCGATTCGCGGGTGCGTCGTGTTCCGGGGTCGGTGACCGTCGAGGTGCGCCGACGCGAGGACGTCCGATCGCTCGCCGTCGCGCGGGCACCGGCCGCAGCCCTCGGCCGCGGACTGCGCTGGACGTCGCGGCGGACAGGGCGGTCCGGCCGCTCGGACCGGCCCCGACGCTCCCGCGTCATCGCGACGGGTGGTGGTGCGGAGCCGCACGCAGAGCGTCGAGGATCTGGTTGCCGAGCATCGTCACGTCACCGGCACCCATGGTGATCACCACGTCCCCGGGGGATGCGAGTGCCGCGACCTGCCGCGGTGCCTGCGACAGGTCGGGCTGGTAGTGCACCGGCTTCGACACCGACAGCGCGACCAGGGCGCCGCTGACGCCCGGGAGAGGTTCTTCCCGCGCGCCGTACACGTCGAGGACCACGACCTCGTCGGCGAGATCCAGGGCGTGCCCGAACTCTTCCGCGAATGTTGCTGTGCGGGAATACAGGTGGGGCTGGAACACCACGATGACCTTCCCGCTGCGCACCGAGTCCTCGGACTCGCGGCGGTCGGCCTCGTGGGGCTGGCGCACCAGATCGGCGGCGGCGCCGAGCACGGCACGCACCTCCGTCGGGTGATGCGCATAGTCGTCGAACACGCGGACCCCGTGCTCGCGGCCGGTGAACTGGAACCGGCGGTGCACTCCCCCGAATCCGGCGATGCCTTCGAGGATCTCGTCCACGTCGGCGCCTGCCTCCCGGGCGGCGAGGAGAGCGGCCAGCGCGTTGAGCGCCATGTGCCTGCCGGGCACACCCATGCGGACCGTCCTCGGCGACTGCTCCCCGGCCAGCTGGAACTGCAGTACTCCGCCGACGTCCCTGGCCTCGAAACTCAGCAGTCGCGCGCCGACCTCGACGCCGTCGACCGAAGCGAAGGCCCCGTCCGCGTCCTCGGCGCTGCCGTATCCCAGCACCCGCACACCGGGCAGCCCCCGCGCCGCCACCCGCTGCGCGAGCGCCGCGGACCCCGGATCGTCGAGACAGGCGACGAGCAGACCGCCAGGCGACAGACGGGCCGCGAAATCGTCGAACACCTGGATGTACGCCTCGGTGCTGCCGAAGTAGTCGAGGTGGTCGGCTTCGACGTTGGTGACGACGACGACGTCCGGTTCGTACTGGAGCAGCGAACCGTCGCTCTCGTCGGCCTCCGCGACGAACACGTCGCCGCTGCCGTGGTGCGCGTTGGTTCCGGCCTCGTTGAGTTCGCCGCCGACCGCGAACGACGGATCGAAACCGCAGTGTTGCAGCGCCACCACCAGCATCGACGTGGTCGACGTCTTGCCGTGGGTGCCGGACACCAGCAGGGTGCGGTGCCCCTGCATCAGCGATGCCAGCACCGCGGGTCGCAGGATCACGGGAATCCCGCGCCGGGCCGCCTCCACCAGTTCCGGGTTGTCCTTCGGGATGGCGGCGTGGGTGGTGACCACGACGGTCGGGCCGCCGGGCAGCAGGTCGAGCGCGCCGGCGTCGTGGCCGATGCGGACCTGCGCGCCGCGGGCACGCAGGGCGAGGACGCCGCGGCTCTCCTTGGCGTCCGATCCGGACACCTGCCCTCCCCTGGCCAGCAGGATCCGCGCAATTCCGGACATTCCGGCGCCGCCGATCCCGACCATGTGGACTCGTTCCAACTCCGCGGGCAGGTCGGTCATCGGGTTCCCCTTGTCAGCGCGGCCACGTCGAGCACGATGCGCGCAACCTCGGTGGCTGCGCTGCGGTGACCTGCGCCGGCCGCGCGTCGTCCCATGTCCTCGAGCTGTGCGGGGTCGCGCAGCAGAGGGATCACGGTCTCCGCGACGAATCCGGCGGACAGGTCTCCGTCGGCGACAATCATTCCACCTCCGGCGGCGACCACCGGTCGCGCGTTCAGTTCCTGCTCCCCGTTGCCGTGGGGCAGCGGCACGTATACCGCGGGAAGTCCCACCGCCGACACCTCCGCCACCGTCATCGCACCCGACCGGCAGATCACCGCGTCCGCAGCCGAATACGCGAGGTCCATCCGCGACAGGTAGGGAACGGCCACGTACGGCGGGCCGCCCGGTGTCGCGGGAACGTCGAGGGTGTTCTTCGGTCC
This genomic interval carries:
- the pgeF gene encoding peptidoglycan editing factor PgeF; the protein is MSSPSAPDFRVRRVVTTRAGGHSVAPYDTFNLGDHVGDDPAAVEANRRRLADNIGVAFDHLIWMEQIHSRNVTVVDGPTDVPVPATDALVTTVPGLALATLSADCVPVLLSDDEAGVIAAVHAGRIGARIGIVPRVLDVMVEQGARIDRIGAFLGPAASGRQYEVPAAMQADVEKFLPGSATRTVKGTPGLDLRAGLRKQLLDAGVAGVAEDPRCTIEDRTLFSHRREAPTGRLAAVIWMDTGQDSV
- the ftsZ gene encoding cell division protein FtsZ — translated: MTPPHNYLAVIKVVGIGGGGVNAVNRMIEQGLKGVEFIAVNTDAQALLMSDADVKLDVGRELTRGLGAGADPEVGRKAAEDHKDEIEEVLKGADMVFVTAGEGGGTGTGGAPVVASIARKLGALTVGVVTRPFSFEGKRRGGQADTGIQSLRESCDTLIVIPNDRLLQLGDAAVSLMDAFRSADEVLLNGVQGITDLITTPGLINVDFADVKGVMSGAGSALMGIGSSRGEGRAIKAAESAINSPLLEASMEGARGVLLSIAGGSDLGLFEINEAASLVQEAAHIDANIIFGTVIDDSLGDEVRVTVIAAGFDGGAPARRPVESGAAGRSAIGAGRAGEVGQSADQQHSEPMSVTRETISSHQSPSSLPPLPGNGQSRAVPVSDEEGEDEVDVPSFMRR
- a CDS encoding cell division protein FtsQ/DivIB — its product is MTRERRGRSERPDRPVRRDVQRSPRPRAAAGARATASDRTSSRRRTSTVTDPGTRRTRESASAARKSVVAETPRRPWYRRPAVMGAVSVVVVVALGLVAWFTPLLSVRKTDVAGAASISEEQIRQVLAVPQGQPLLRVDTEGAAQRVAAIPKVASARVQRVYPSTIRVTVTERVPVVFVDSPGGTHLLDAEAVDYEIAPPPPGVPRLVTGSPGWGDPSTEAAIEVLESMPPQLRGQVGQVAAKSISDISVTLLDGRIVVWGGTEKSERKAAVTLPLLTQPGQTYDVSSPDLPTVR
- the murC gene encoding UDP-N-acetylmuramate--L-alanine ligase, translated to MTDLPAELERVHMVGIGGAGMSGIARILLARGGQVSGSDAKESRGVLALRARGAQVRIGHDAGALDLLPGGPTVVVTTHAAIPKDNPELVEAARRGIPVILRPAVLASLMQGHRTLLVSGTHGKTSTTSMLVVALQHCGFDPSFAVGGELNEAGTNAHHGSGDVFVAEADESDGSLLQYEPDVVVVTNVEADHLDYFGSTEAYIQVFDDFAARLSPGGLLVACLDDPGSAALAQRVAARGLPGVRVLGYGSAEDADGAFASVDGVEVGARLLSFEARDVGGVLQFQLAGEQSPRTVRMGVPGRHMALNALAALLAAREAGADVDEILEGIAGFGGVHRRFQFTGREHGVRVFDDYAHHPTEVRAVLGAAADLVRQPHEADRRESEDSVRSGKVIVVFQPHLYSRTATFAEEFGHALDLADEVVVLDVYGAREEPLPGVSGALVALSVSKPVHYQPDLSQAPRQVAALASPGDVVITMGAGDVTMLGNQILDALRAAPHHHPSR